A single window of Pyrus communis chromosome 10, drPyrComm1.1, whole genome shotgun sequence DNA harbors:
- the LOC137748535 gene encoding 36.4 kDa proline-rich protein-like, protein MAESIKLHAFFLICLLFISSASPILGCGTCGKPKHKPVKPKPKTPKGPIVVPPIHVKPPVTVPPIVKPPVTIPPIVKPPVTIPPIKPPVTIPPIKPPVTIPPIIPPIVKPPVTIPPIKPPVTIPPVTIPPIKPPVTIPPVTIPPIKPPVTLPPVIPPIVKPPSTIPPVTIPPIKPPVTLPPIIPPGIIPPVIGGPPATKPPSPGTPCPPTQGKPSPPPKDTCPIDTLKLGACVDLLGGLVHIGQGDPVVNECCPVLQGLVELEAAVCLCTTLKIKLLNLNVFVPLALQLLVTCGKSPPPGFTCSL, encoded by the coding sequence ATGGCGGAGTCCATCAAGCTCCATGCTTTCTTCCTCATTTGCTTGCTCTTCATTTCCTCAGCCTCTCCAATCCTCGGCTGTGGCACTTGCGGCAAGCCAAAGCACAAACCTGTTAAACCGAAACCAAAGACTCCCAAAGGACCCATAGTAGTTCCACCCATTCATGTCAAGCCTCCAGTCACAGTCCCTCCCATCGTAAAACCACCAGTGACAATACCACCCATTGTCAAACCACCAGTGACAATCCCACCCATCAAACCACCAGTCACAATCCCACCCATCAAACCACCAGTCACAATCCCACCCATTATCCCGCCCATCGTAAAACCACCAGTGACAATCCCACCCATCAAACCACCCGTTACAATCCCACCCGTCACAATCCCACCGATCAAACCACCCGTTACAATCCCACCCGTCACAATCCCACCCATTAAGCCACCAGTGACGCTTCCTCCGGTAATCCCACCCATCGTAAAACCACCAAGCACAATCCCACCCGTTACAATCCCACCCATTAAGCCACCAGTGACCCTTCCTCCAATAATCCCACCTGGGATAATCCCACCAGTCATAGGGGGGCCCCCAGCTACGAAGCCACCAAGTCCAGGGACACCATGCCCTCCAACTCAAGGGAAACCTAGTCCGCCTCCCAAGGACACGTGCCCCATTGACACATTGAAACTTGGTGCTTGTGTGGATCTTCTAGGCGGGTTGGTCCACATTGGGCAGGGTGACCCGGTGGTGAACGAGTGCTGCCCGGTGCTGCAAGGGCTTGTTGAACTTGAAGCTGCAGTGTGCCTCTGCACTACTCTTAAAATCAAGCTTCTTAATCTCAACGTCTTTGTCCCACTGGCTCTTCAGCTCCTTGTCACTTGTGGCAAGAGTCCTCCTCCTGGTTTCACTTGCTCTCTCTAG
- the LOC137748234 gene encoding uncharacterized protein isoform X2, whose protein sequence is MASSSSSSSTVANRDVSASAAEDEAVMSVTRAFAQDALLQFQSGKFDQCLTALSECLKRKPNDPKIFHNIGLAEFYRDGCSDPKRLLDVLNDVKRSEELARTSAEQVESGSNTGDEVALGSKGSGTMGHPPSAVYMDEFDTYVATLNIAVIWFHLHEYAKALSVVEPLFQNRGPVDEKTALNMCLLLLDVGLACHDAMKSADVLIYLEKSFGVSSMNQGDGGSTASQQPANPVAKPPSLSTNSPAADGPTLDSDSNALESEETSEYDNVAFDMDVPQPTGLLSANDISRNPVHMSAPSVYLKLKMQLYKIQFLLLTRNLKQAKREVKNAMNIARGRDSSVALLLKSQLEYARGNYRKAIKLLMASNNRTDSRISSMINNNLGCIYYQLGKHHTSSVFFSSALRDCSSLRKDRPLNLSTFSQDNSFLIVYNCGMQYLACEKPLLAARCFQKAGLVFYNRPLLWLRFAECCLMALEKGLMKTNLASSEVRVYVIGDGKWRQLVMEDGVSKNGNLGSFERGDLFLGSDRQPKLSVSLARQCLSNALYLLNRSESSYCKNSLPSNFFLDDNELGEAAVSKNSNHKNFHSMDSEASALSVGLGQVSINGDGKEQKAGTTQELVQNSLSYYADVRNKENLLIKQALLANLAYVELELENPMKALSIARSLLELPECSRIYIFLGHVYAAEALCLLNRPKDAADHLMTYLSGGNDVELPFSEEDCEQLQGVRAVDYEESNGGSMAAKNSSEDRLGIAFLKPEEARANLYVNFAALYAMQGELDQARQFVAQALSITPNSPEATLTAVYVDLKLGQSQEALAKLKQCGRITFVPSGLT, encoded by the exons ATGGCTTCGTCTTCGTCTTCGTCATCAACTGTTGCGAATCGGGACGTTTCTGCTTCGGCTGCCGAGGATGAAGCCGTCATGTCCGTGACCCGAGCTTTTGCGCAGGATGCGTTGCTGCAATTCCAGTCGGGCAAGTTCGATCAGTGCCTTACCGCCTTGTCTGAGTGCCTCAAGAGGAAGCCAAATGATCCCAAA ATATTTCATAATATCGGACTTGCGGAGTTCTATCGGGATGGTTGTTCAGATCCTAAAAGGTTGCTTGATGTGCTTAATGATGTCAAG CGAAGTGAAGAGCTTGCTCGAACATCTGCAGAACAGGTGGAGTCTGGCAGCAATACTGGAGATGAAGTTGCGTTAGGGTCCAAGGGAAGTGGTACAATGGGACATCCCCCGTCTGCTGTTTACATGGATGAATTTGACACTTATGTTGCCACCTTAAACATT GCAGTTATCTGGTTCCATCTTCACGAATATGCAAAGGCATTATCTGTTGTTGAACCGCTTTTTCAAAATAGAGGGCCTGTAGATGAG AAAACTGCTCTTAATATGTGCCTTTTGTTGCTGGATGTTGGGCTGGCTTGCCATGATGCAATGAAGTCTGCT GATGTTTTGATTTATCTGGAAAAATCTTTTGGTGTGAGTTCTATGAATCAAGGAGACGGTGGAAGCACTGCTTCGCAACAACCTGCAAACCCAGTTGCAAAGCCTCCATCTCTTTCTACCAATTCACCAGCCGCAGATGGTCCTACTTTAGATTCAGATTCAAATGCTTTGGAGTCTGAGGAGACTAGCGAATATGATAATGTGGCTTTTGACATGGATGTTCCACAGCCAACTGGTCTCTTATCTGCAAACGATATTTCTAGGAACCCAGTTCACATGTCTGCCCCTTCTGTTTACCTGAAGCTTAAGATGCAACTTTACAAGATTCAGTTTCTGCTTCTCACTAGGAACTTAAAGCAAGCTAAACGTGAAGTGAAGAATGCTATGAATATTGCACGTGGGAGAGATTCTTCTGTGGCTCTCCTTTTGAAGTCCCAGCTTGAATATGCTCGTGGTAATTATCGTAAAGCCATCAAGTTGTTGATGGCATCTAATAATCGAACAGACTCAAGGATATCGAGCATGATCAACAATAATCTAGGCTGCATTTATTACCAGCTTGGGAAACATCACACATCATCAGTATTCTTCTCCAGTGCATTGCGTGATTGCTCATCTCTCCGGAAGGATAGGCCTCTAAATCTGTCAACTTTTTCACAGGACAATTCCTTCTTAATCGTATATAACTGTGGTATGCAGTACTTGGCTTGTGAGAAACCACTACTTGCTGCACGTTGTTTTCAGAAGGCTGGTTTAGTTTTCTATAATCGACCTCTGCTGTGGCTTCGATTTGCTGAGTGCTGTCTGATGGCTTTGGAGAAGGGATTAATGAAAACCAATTTGGCATCATCAGAAGTTAGAGTTTATGTCATTGGCGACGGAAAGTGGAGGCAACTTGTAATGGAAGATGGGGTTTCGAAGAATGGAAACTTGGGTTCTTTTGAAAGAGGTGATTTATTTTTGGGCAGTGATCGGCAGCCTAAGCTCTCCGTGTCCCTTGCTCGGCAGTGTCTCTCGAATGCCCTGTACTTACTGAACCGTTCTGAGTCAAGCTATTGTAAGAATTCTTTGCCCTCTAATTTCTTCTTAGACGATAATGAATTAGGGGAAGCGGCAGTTTCCAAGAATTCAAACCACAAGAATTTTCACAGTATGGATTCCGAGGCATCTGCGCTATCTGTAGGCTTGGGTCAGGTTAGCATAAATGGGGACGGAAAAGAGCAAAAGGCGGGAACTACTCAGGAGCTTGTGCAGAACTCCCTTTCATATTATGCTGATGTTCGTAACAAGGAAAATTTGTTGATCAAACAAGCTCTTTTGGCAAATCTGGCATATGTAGAACTGGAATTGGAAAATCCCATGAAGGCATTGTCAATTGCAAGATCTCTCTTGGAACTTCCAGAATGTTCGAGAATTTACATATTTCTAGGTCATGTGTATGCTGCAGAGGCTCTGTGCTTACTAAACAGGCCAAAGGATGCTGCTGACCATTTGATGACATATTTGTCAGGAGGTAACGACGTTGAATTACCATTCAGTGAAGAGGACTGCGAACAACTGCAAGGGGTGAGGGCTGTTGATTATGAAGAGTCGAACGGAGGTTCAATGGCTGCCAAAAACTCATCTGAAGACAGATTAGGTATTGCATTCCTCAAGCCAGAAGAAGCACGGGCAAACCTGTATGTAAATTTTGCTGCCCTGTATGCTATGCAAGGTGAACTTGACCAGGCTCGCCAGTTTGTTGCACAGGCATTGTCCATAACACCCAACAGTCCAGAAGCAACTTTGACTGCAGTGTATGTGGATCTCAAGCTCGGTCAGTCACAAGAAGCTCTTGCCAAGTTAAAACAGTGTGGTCGAATCACATTCGTACCTAGCGGATTGACATGA
- the LOC137748234 gene encoding uncharacterized protein isoform X1 — MASSSSSSSTVANRDVSASAAEDEAVMSVTRAFAQDALLQFQSGKFDQCLTALSECLKRKPNDPKIFHNIGLAEFYRDGCSDPKRLLDVLNDVKKRSEELARTSAEQVESGSNTGDEVALGSKGSGTMGHPPSAVYMDEFDTYVATLNIAVIWFHLHEYAKALSVVEPLFQNRGPVDEKTALNMCLLLLDVGLACHDAMKSADVLIYLEKSFGVSSMNQGDGGSTASQQPANPVAKPPSLSTNSPAADGPTLDSDSNALESEETSEYDNVAFDMDVPQPTGLLSANDISRNPVHMSAPSVYLKLKMQLYKIQFLLLTRNLKQAKREVKNAMNIARGRDSSVALLLKSQLEYARGNYRKAIKLLMASNNRTDSRISSMINNNLGCIYYQLGKHHTSSVFFSSALRDCSSLRKDRPLNLSTFSQDNSFLIVYNCGMQYLACEKPLLAARCFQKAGLVFYNRPLLWLRFAECCLMALEKGLMKTNLASSEVRVYVIGDGKWRQLVMEDGVSKNGNLGSFERGDLFLGSDRQPKLSVSLARQCLSNALYLLNRSESSYCKNSLPSNFFLDDNELGEAAVSKNSNHKNFHSMDSEASALSVGLGQVSINGDGKEQKAGTTQELVQNSLSYYADVRNKENLLIKQALLANLAYVELELENPMKALSIARSLLELPECSRIYIFLGHVYAAEALCLLNRPKDAADHLMTYLSGGNDVELPFSEEDCEQLQGVRAVDYEESNGGSMAAKNSSEDRLGIAFLKPEEARANLYVNFAALYAMQGELDQARQFVAQALSITPNSPEATLTAVYVDLKLGQSQEALAKLKQCGRITFVPSGLT; from the exons ATGGCTTCGTCTTCGTCTTCGTCATCAACTGTTGCGAATCGGGACGTTTCTGCTTCGGCTGCCGAGGATGAAGCCGTCATGTCCGTGACCCGAGCTTTTGCGCAGGATGCGTTGCTGCAATTCCAGTCGGGCAAGTTCGATCAGTGCCTTACCGCCTTGTCTGAGTGCCTCAAGAGGAAGCCAAATGATCCCAAA ATATTTCATAATATCGGACTTGCGGAGTTCTATCGGGATGGTTGTTCAGATCCTAAAAGGTTGCTTGATGTGCTTAATGATGTCAAG AAGCGAAGTGAAGAGCTTGCTCGAACATCTGCAGAACAGGTGGAGTCTGGCAGCAATACTGGAGATGAAGTTGCGTTAGGGTCCAAGGGAAGTGGTACAATGGGACATCCCCCGTCTGCTGTTTACATGGATGAATTTGACACTTATGTTGCCACCTTAAACATT GCAGTTATCTGGTTCCATCTTCACGAATATGCAAAGGCATTATCTGTTGTTGAACCGCTTTTTCAAAATAGAGGGCCTGTAGATGAG AAAACTGCTCTTAATATGTGCCTTTTGTTGCTGGATGTTGGGCTGGCTTGCCATGATGCAATGAAGTCTGCT GATGTTTTGATTTATCTGGAAAAATCTTTTGGTGTGAGTTCTATGAATCAAGGAGACGGTGGAAGCACTGCTTCGCAACAACCTGCAAACCCAGTTGCAAAGCCTCCATCTCTTTCTACCAATTCACCAGCCGCAGATGGTCCTACTTTAGATTCAGATTCAAATGCTTTGGAGTCTGAGGAGACTAGCGAATATGATAATGTGGCTTTTGACATGGATGTTCCACAGCCAACTGGTCTCTTATCTGCAAACGATATTTCTAGGAACCCAGTTCACATGTCTGCCCCTTCTGTTTACCTGAAGCTTAAGATGCAACTTTACAAGATTCAGTTTCTGCTTCTCACTAGGAACTTAAAGCAAGCTAAACGTGAAGTGAAGAATGCTATGAATATTGCACGTGGGAGAGATTCTTCTGTGGCTCTCCTTTTGAAGTCCCAGCTTGAATATGCTCGTGGTAATTATCGTAAAGCCATCAAGTTGTTGATGGCATCTAATAATCGAACAGACTCAAGGATATCGAGCATGATCAACAATAATCTAGGCTGCATTTATTACCAGCTTGGGAAACATCACACATCATCAGTATTCTTCTCCAGTGCATTGCGTGATTGCTCATCTCTCCGGAAGGATAGGCCTCTAAATCTGTCAACTTTTTCACAGGACAATTCCTTCTTAATCGTATATAACTGTGGTATGCAGTACTTGGCTTGTGAGAAACCACTACTTGCTGCACGTTGTTTTCAGAAGGCTGGTTTAGTTTTCTATAATCGACCTCTGCTGTGGCTTCGATTTGCTGAGTGCTGTCTGATGGCTTTGGAGAAGGGATTAATGAAAACCAATTTGGCATCATCAGAAGTTAGAGTTTATGTCATTGGCGACGGAAAGTGGAGGCAACTTGTAATGGAAGATGGGGTTTCGAAGAATGGAAACTTGGGTTCTTTTGAAAGAGGTGATTTATTTTTGGGCAGTGATCGGCAGCCTAAGCTCTCCGTGTCCCTTGCTCGGCAGTGTCTCTCGAATGCCCTGTACTTACTGAACCGTTCTGAGTCAAGCTATTGTAAGAATTCTTTGCCCTCTAATTTCTTCTTAGACGATAATGAATTAGGGGAAGCGGCAGTTTCCAAGAATTCAAACCACAAGAATTTTCACAGTATGGATTCCGAGGCATCTGCGCTATCTGTAGGCTTGGGTCAGGTTAGCATAAATGGGGACGGAAAAGAGCAAAAGGCGGGAACTACTCAGGAGCTTGTGCAGAACTCCCTTTCATATTATGCTGATGTTCGTAACAAGGAAAATTTGTTGATCAAACAAGCTCTTTTGGCAAATCTGGCATATGTAGAACTGGAATTGGAAAATCCCATGAAGGCATTGTCAATTGCAAGATCTCTCTTGGAACTTCCAGAATGTTCGAGAATTTACATATTTCTAGGTCATGTGTATGCTGCAGAGGCTCTGTGCTTACTAAACAGGCCAAAGGATGCTGCTGACCATTTGATGACATATTTGTCAGGAGGTAACGACGTTGAATTACCATTCAGTGAAGAGGACTGCGAACAACTGCAAGGGGTGAGGGCTGTTGATTATGAAGAGTCGAACGGAGGTTCAATGGCTGCCAAAAACTCATCTGAAGACAGATTAGGTATTGCATTCCTCAAGCCAGAAGAAGCACGGGCAAACCTGTATGTAAATTTTGCTGCCCTGTATGCTATGCAAGGTGAACTTGACCAGGCTCGCCAGTTTGTTGCACAGGCATTGTCCATAACACCCAACAGTCCAGAAGCAACTTTGACTGCAGTGTATGTGGATCTCAAGCTCGGTCAGTCACAAGAAGCTCTTGCCAAGTTAAAACAGTGTGGTCGAATCACATTCGTACCTAGCGGATTGACATGA
- the LOC137746882 gene encoding uncharacterized protein — protein MENTSGYTFQYLEIKYCLDLSFIEISGANIVSFIYCGQIIDLSFNNVPLLVEVSVYKWGTFAEFIRLAFSQLSCRLSHLETLKLDIRGAVSILIPCYLVEIKYCRVPYSVVVGFQVYNQNHAFPVLSNLKHLELLVDANYCLSLGRLASFMKAAPDLRSLVLGVFGVQNLQQGHGSTRESFQTTPSLPQGGRNNPITASKFPNNPITASRWYWGHKCCVKHVRYLVKNAVALEKIVINPVRFWGWPWGFDSDALLENEKENARDHAIQHLKKKVPTSIEFVCL, from the exons ATGGAGAATACCAGTGGCTACACATTCCAG TATTTAGAGATAAAGTATTGCCTTGATCTCAGCTTCATTGAGATCTCTGGTGCAAACATTGTCTCCTTTATTTATTGTGGACAGATAATAGATTTGAGTTTCAATAATGTGCCCCTGCTGGTTGAGGTATCCGTTTACAAGTGGGGCACTTTTGCTGAATTCATAAGGCTTGCGTTCAGTCAACTCTCGTGCCGTCTTTCTCATTTAGAGACCCTGAAGCTGGATATCAGGGGAGCGGTTAGCATACTTATCCCATGTTATTTGGTTGAGATCAAGTATTGTCGCGTCCCTTACTCAGTTGTTGTTGGCTTTCAGGTCTACAATCAGAATCATGCGTTTCCCGTGTTATCAAATCTAAAGCATTTGGAATTATTAGTGGATGCCAACTACTGTCTGTCCCTTGGTCGCTTAGCGTCTTTCATGAAGGCAGCTCCTGACTTGCGCAGCCTTGTTTTGGGGGTAT TTGGGGTTCAGAACCTCCAACAAGGGCATGGCAGTACTAGAGAAAGTTTCCAAACAACCCCATCACTGCCTCAAGGTGGTAGAAACAACCCCATCACTGCCTCAAAGTTTCCAAACAACCCCATCACTGCCTCAAGGTGGTATTGGGGTCACAAGTGTTGCGTAAAGCATGTCAGGTACTTGGTGAAGAATGCTGTTGCACTGGAGAAGATTGTTATAAATCCTGTCCGGTTTTGGGGTTGGCCTTGGGGATTCGATAGCGATGCCCTACTGGAGAATGAGAAAGAGAATGCAAGAGATCATGCTATCCAACACCTCAAGAAAAAAGTGCCTACTAGCATAGAATTTGTGTGCCTGTAG